A genomic stretch from Bacterioplanes sanyensis includes:
- a CDS encoding penicillin-insensitive murein endopeptidase — translation MTKLRSTPQVLKLTLTSALMVLAISSHAEITSTCYGKTHNGRLEQGKMLPADGDNFEGYSLIARMAGRTYVHSDVYNIVVGAYQQLNANHPDKRFKYAETGFQQGGEFKPHKTHRNGLSVDFMTPVMDGDGRSVHLPTHPLNKFGYDIEFDNQGRFDGLRIDYDAQAAHLMALHQQATAQGHDIWRVIFDPELQPKLFETEHGAYLQQHIQFSKKRSWVRHDEHYHVDFDVPCKHQ, via the coding sequence ATGACGAAACTAAGATCAACACCCCAAGTCCTCAAACTGACACTGACTAGCGCTTTGATGGTGCTGGCGATCAGCAGTCATGCAGAAATCACCAGCACCTGTTATGGCAAAACCCATAATGGCAGGCTGGAACAAGGAAAGATGCTGCCGGCAGATGGCGACAACTTTGAAGGCTATAGCCTGATCGCTCGTATGGCTGGGCGCACCTACGTTCATTCCGACGTTTACAACATAGTCGTCGGCGCATACCAACAGTTAAATGCCAATCATCCTGACAAACGATTCAAATACGCCGAAACGGGTTTTCAGCAAGGTGGCGAATTTAAACCGCATAAAACCCACCGCAACGGCTTGTCGGTGGATTTTATGACACCGGTGATGGATGGCGATGGTCGATCCGTTCACTTGCCTACCCACCCGTTAAATAAATTTGGCTACGACATCGAGTTTGATAATCAGGGGCGCTTTGACGGCCTGCGCATCGATTATGATGCGCAGGCCGCGCATCTGATGGCATTGCATCAGCAGGCCACAGCTCAGGGCCACGATATATGGCGGGTGATTTTCGACCCTGAGCTGCAGCCCAAGTTATTTGAAACCGAACACGGTGCGTACCTTCAGCAGCATATTCAGTTTTCAAAAAAACGCTCCTGGGTTCGTCACGATGAACACTACCATGTTGACTTTGATGTTCCCTGCAAGCACCAATAA
- a CDS encoding L,D-transpeptidase family protein translates to MMLCTRITLRYLRHWLLAALVLTPLAVAEVDLVWVDKSERLLYLMQGDTVVKQYDIALGGNPQGHKQQEGDQRTPEGRYTLDYKKEDSSFYRAMHVSYPNKLDTENAHQMGVSPGGFIMVHGQRNGLGWLAPLMQQFDWTDGCIALTNSDMDEFMSLVNTGTEIQIDW, encoded by the coding sequence ATGATGCTATGTACTCGAATCACCCTGCGATATCTACGCCATTGGCTACTCGCCGCACTGGTGCTCACGCCTTTGGCTGTGGCCGAGGTTGACTTGGTCTGGGTCGATAAATCAGAACGGCTTTTATACCTGATGCAAGGTGACACCGTAGTTAAGCAGTATGACATCGCTCTTGGCGGCAACCCGCAAGGTCACAAACAACAAGAAGGTGACCAACGCACTCCCGAGGGGCGTTACACTCTCGACTACAAAAAAGAAGACTCGTCTTTTTATCGTGCCATGCATGTTAGTTATCCAAATAAGTTAGATACGGAAAACGCTCACCAGATGGGCGTTTCGCCAGGCGGTTTTATCATGGTTCATGGCCAGCGCAATGGTCTAGGATGGCTCGCCCCACTGATGCAACAGTTTGATTGGACCGATGGCTGTATTGCCCTTACCAACAGCGACATGGACGAGTTTATGTCACTGGTAAACACAGGGACCGAGATTCAGATTGACTGGTAA
- a CDS encoding Crp/Fnr family transcriptional regulator, whose amino-acid sequence MEGTSYCGAMMDPIDYQQSLRRLFAIYIDRSSDIELLLESLPLFQYQHWRAGQSLFNQGEQVDTVYFLLSGVGRYYYLLANGLERNKSLVRFGGAFASVSTLVQGVPSPFSCQTITPCTTAAIRYADLVNLADCQPVWSTFVRRLYEQLAIKKEKREAALLTMSARQRYEAFLQDFADEAEQIPLRQVAMFIGITDVALSRIRRDMGLT is encoded by the coding sequence ATGGAAGGTACATCTTACTGTGGAGCCATGATGGACCCAATAGACTATCAGCAATCATTGCGCCGTTTATTTGCAATCTATATCGACAGGAGCAGCGATATAGAGTTGTTGCTGGAGAGTTTGCCACTGTTTCAGTACCAGCACTGGCGTGCTGGTCAGTCCTTGTTCAACCAAGGAGAGCAGGTTGATACTGTGTATTTCCTACTGAGCGGCGTGGGGCGCTATTACTATTTATTGGCAAATGGTCTTGAGCGCAATAAGTCGTTGGTTCGTTTTGGTGGTGCTTTTGCCAGTGTAAGCACTTTGGTTCAAGGTGTACCCAGCCCGTTTTCTTGCCAGACCATTACCCCCTGTACCACAGCGGCGATTCGCTATGCGGACTTGGTCAATTTGGCTGACTGTCAGCCTGTTTGGTCTACCTTCGTGCGTCGCTTATATGAGCAATTGGCGATTAAAAAAGAGAAACGCGAGGCGGCGCTGTTGACCATGTCGGCGCGACAGCGCTATGAGGCATTTTTGCAGGACTTTGCTGACGAAGCTGAGCAGATTCCATTGCGACAAGTGGCGATGTTTATTGGTATTACGGATGTTGCTTTATCACGCATTCGCAGGGATATGGGCTTAACTTAA
- a CDS encoding methyltransferase family protein, with amino-acid sequence MKRLLPPHLFVLLLISMSLIGYWSGSPHNLAFPVNLIGFAPLLIGLTLAVTGKNLFRRRRTNIMTFNDPDVLVTDGVFRFSRNPMYLGFAISMFGAALLTGAALSSFVITAVFVVVVDRWYIKFEEQRLEAMFADDFKHYKAKVRRWI; translated from the coding sequence ATGAAACGACTACTACCCCCACACCTGTTTGTGCTGCTACTGATCAGTATGAGCCTGATTGGCTACTGGTCAGGGTCGCCGCATAACCTGGCGTTTCCAGTTAACTTAATTGGGTTTGCCCCACTTCTTATAGGCTTAACACTGGCGGTGACGGGCAAGAATCTATTTCGACGCAGACGCACCAATATCATGACTTTCAATGATCCAGATGTCTTGGTGACAGACGGAGTCTTTCGCTTCAGCCGCAACCCCATGTACCTAGGCTTTGCAATCTCCATGTTTGGGGCAGCGTTATTGACGGGTGCTGCGCTGAGCTCTTTTGTTATCACCGCCGTATTTGTTGTCGTTGTGGACCGCTGGTACATCAAATTTGAGGAGCAACGCCTGGAGGCGATGTTTGCAGACGATTTTAAGCACTACAAAGCAAAGGTCAGGCGCTGGATCTAA
- a CDS encoding tautomerase family protein: MKSSFFYPVDRSQAYTVIKINMMAGRKPETIKKLIKTLFTQIERNIGIAPIDIEITFKEQPDYCWGFRGMIGDEAKDLSYSVKV, translated from the coding sequence ATGAAAAGCAGCTTTTTTTACCCAGTGGATCGCAGCCAAGCCTACACTGTTATTAAAATTAATATGATGGCGGGTCGTAAACCAGAGACCATAAAGAAGCTCATTAAAACCTTGTTCACACAGATCGAGCGTAATATTGGTATAGCTCCGATCGACATTGAAATCACCTTCAAGGAACAGCCCGATTACTGCTGGGGATTTCGCGGCATGATAGGGGATGAAGCCAAGGATTTATCCTATTCGGTTAAAGTCTAA
- a CDS encoding cysteine hydrolase family protein, with the protein MLVIDVQTVLFDPQPQPFERDQVISRINQVSEWAHGAGVAVIFVQHEKPDSVLAYGSDGWSLQSELKVTPHDHLIRKQTPDSFLHTDLDELLKQQQIKHLIVCGYASEFCIDTSVRSAAALGYDITLLADAHTTHDKEHANAELIRQHENITLPHLTSFGRNITAMTTEQFLIQMTTHLERAQ; encoded by the coding sequence GTGCTGGTTATTGATGTACAAACCGTATTGTTTGACCCACAGCCGCAACCCTTTGAGCGCGACCAAGTCATTAGCCGCATTAACCAGGTTAGCGAGTGGGCCCATGGTGCAGGCGTGGCCGTCATTTTTGTTCAGCACGAAAAACCTGACAGCGTTCTTGCTTATGGCAGCGACGGCTGGTCGCTGCAAAGTGAGCTGAAAGTAACGCCACATGATCACCTCATTCGCAAGCAAACGCCGGACTCTTTTTTACATACGGATCTGGATGAACTGCTTAAGCAACAGCAAATCAAACACTTGATTGTGTGCGGCTACGCCAGTGAATTTTGCATTGATACCAGTGTGCGAAGTGCGGCGGCATTGGGATACGACATTACCTTGCTGGCCGATGCCCATACCACGCATGATAAAGAGCATGCCAATGCCGAGCTGATTCGACAGCATGAAAATATCACGCTACCCCATCTCACCAGCTTTGGTAGAAATATAACAGCCATGACTACCGAGCAATTTTTGATACAAATGACGACCCATTTGGAGCGAGCACAATGA
- a CDS encoding heavy metal translocating P-type ATPase, with protein sequence MTTTSHATIGISLPIEGMNCASCVGRVEAALNKVDGVEQVVVNLATERAEIRSHNVDPQPLIDAIHRAGYQVPQQVTELSIESMNCASCVGRVERALQAVNGVTEVSVNLATERATVKGNVELQALLDAVQASGYQASDYRANQPSNDTDQTGQNEQANARKQAEYTALRRDFSIAFVLTLPLFMLEMGGHFIPAVHHWVANTIGIQTSWLLQCALASLVLFGPGLRFFRHGIPALLRGAPDMNSLVVLGTSAAWGYSVVATFFAELLPQGTANVYFEAAAVIVTLILLGRLLEARAKGRTSQAIQRLVGLQPRTARVRRDGEVIEVAIAEVALGDVLEVRPGERLPVDGEVLEGSSYVDESMISGEPVPVAKQEGDELVAGTINQQGTLTLRATAVGGDTVLAQIIRMVEQAQSSKLPIQTLVDKVTLWFVPAVMAAAAITFAIWLWAGPTPALSFALVNAVAVLIIACPCAMGLATPTSIMVGTGRGAEMGILFRKGEALQLLKDAQVVALDKTGTLTAGQPALTDLQVASGFDRDTVLALVAAAESRSEHPIARAMVEQAEKEGLKLAAVSQFESVTGLGIRARVSEHDVHIGADRYMQQLGLEVSEFAQTAARLADEGKSPLYAAIDGKLAAAIAVADPIKEDTPAAIQALHQLGLKVVMITGDNQRTADAIARHLGIDEVVAEVLPQGKVDAVQQLKSRYGQLAFVGDGINDAPALAQAEVGIAIGTGTDIAIEAADVVLMSGSLQGVANAIALSQHTLRNIKQNLFWAFAYNTALIPVAAGVLYPALGMLLSPVFAAAAMALSSVFVLTNALRLRRFKAPHPHTKAAYTGA encoded by the coding sequence ATGACCACAACGAGCCACGCGACCATAGGCATTAGCTTGCCAATTGAAGGCATGAACTGCGCCTCCTGCGTTGGTCGGGTAGAAGCCGCGTTGAATAAAGTCGATGGTGTTGAGCAGGTTGTGGTCAATTTAGCGACGGAGCGCGCAGAGATTCGCAGCCATAATGTCGATCCGCAGCCCTTGATTGATGCCATTCATCGTGCCGGTTACCAAGTGCCACAGCAGGTAACCGAGCTTAGTATCGAAAGCATGAACTGTGCCTCCTGCGTGGGCCGGGTCGAACGCGCCTTGCAAGCGGTTAACGGTGTGACGGAAGTGAGCGTTAACTTAGCCACCGAGCGCGCCACGGTTAAGGGCAATGTTGAACTGCAAGCACTGCTGGATGCCGTTCAAGCCAGCGGTTATCAAGCCAGCGATTATCGAGCAAATCAGCCCAGCAATGATACGGACCAAACCGGTCAAAATGAGCAAGCCAATGCGCGCAAGCAAGCGGAATACACGGCACTGCGACGCGATTTCAGCATTGCCTTTGTTCTGACCTTGCCACTATTTATGTTGGAAATGGGCGGGCACTTTATTCCTGCAGTGCATCATTGGGTCGCCAATACCATTGGTATTCAAACCAGTTGGCTGTTGCAGTGTGCACTAGCCAGCTTGGTGCTGTTTGGTCCGGGTTTGCGCTTCTTTCGCCACGGCATTCCGGCGTTGTTGCGCGGCGCACCGGATATGAACTCGTTGGTGGTGCTGGGAACGTCCGCTGCTTGGGGCTACTCCGTGGTCGCGACTTTTTTTGCTGAGCTGTTACCCCAAGGTACCGCCAATGTGTATTTTGAAGCCGCGGCGGTGATCGTCACGCTGATTTTGCTGGGGCGCTTATTGGAAGCGCGCGCCAAAGGTCGAACCTCCCAAGCCATTCAGCGCTTGGTGGGTTTGCAGCCCAGAACGGCCCGTGTCAGACGCGATGGCGAGGTGATTGAAGTCGCCATCGCCGAGGTTGCACTGGGTGATGTGTTGGAGGTGCGCCCGGGTGAGCGCTTGCCGGTCGATGGCGAGGTGTTGGAAGGCAGCAGCTATGTGGATGAATCCATGATTAGTGGCGAGCCGGTTCCCGTTGCCAAACAAGAAGGCGATGAGCTGGTAGCTGGCACCATCAATCAACAGGGCACGTTAACACTGCGCGCCACGGCGGTAGGTGGTGACACCGTGCTGGCGCAAATTATTCGCATGGTGGAGCAAGCGCAGAGCTCAAAGCTGCCGATTCAGACCCTGGTCGATAAAGTCACGCTGTGGTTTGTGCCGGCTGTGATGGCGGCAGCAGCGATCACCTTTGCCATTTGGCTCTGGGCAGGACCGACGCCGGCGCTGAGTTTTGCCTTGGTCAATGCGGTGGCGGTGCTGATCATTGCTTGCCCGTGTGCCATGGGCCTAGCGACGCCAACGTCGATTATGGTGGGTACGGGCCGTGGAGCGGAAATGGGTATCCTGTTTCGCAAGGGCGAAGCACTGCAACTGTTAAAAGATGCGCAAGTCGTGGCGCTGGATAAAACCGGTACCTTAACGGCCGGGCAGCCAGCCTTAACCGATTTGCAGGTGGCCTCAGGCTTTGATCGTGACACGGTTTTGGCCTTAGTCGCGGCGGCGGAGTCTCGTTCCGAGCACCCGATTGCTCGGGCGATGGTCGAGCAAGCCGAGAAAGAAGGGCTTAAGTTAGCAGCCGTTAGCCAGTTCGAATCCGTCACTGGCCTCGGCATTAGAGCGCGCGTCAGTGAGCACGATGTTCACATCGGAGCCGATCGCTACATGCAGCAACTGGGTCTTGAGGTGAGTGAATTTGCGCAGACCGCGGCGCGTTTGGCCGATGAGGGCAAATCGCCGCTATACGCCGCGATCGATGGCAAGTTGGCCGCTGCAATCGCGGTGGCGGATCCGATCAAGGAAGATACCCCGGCTGCTATTCAGGCACTGCATCAGTTGGGGCTGAAGGTGGTCATGATCACTGGCGATAATCAGCGCACAGCCGATGCCATTGCTCGCCACTTAGGCATCGACGAAGTGGTGGCTGAGGTGTTGCCGCAGGGCAAAGTCGATGCGGTGCAACAACTCAAATCGCGCTACGGTCAGCTGGCGTTTGTTGGCGATGGCATTAACGATGCCCCAGCGTTGGCGCAAGCTGAGGTCGGCATTGCCATTGGCACGGGCACCGACATTGCCATCGAAGCGGCGGATGTGGTGCTGATGTCGGGCAGTTTGCAGGGCGTCGCCAATGCCATCGCTTTGTCGCAACATACGCTGCGCAATATCAAGCAAAACTTATTTTGGGCTTTTGCCTACAATACGGCGCTGATACCGGTTGCAGCCGGGGTGTTGTATCCAGCCTTGGGCATGTTGTTGTCGCCAGTATTTGCTGCCGCAGCCATGGCGCTGTCATCGGTGTTTGTACTGACCAACGCGCTGCGCTTGCGACGCTTTAAGGCCCCACACCCTCATACTAAGGCCGCTTATACCGGAGCTTGA
- the cueR gene encoding Cu(I)-responsive transcriptional regulator — MNIGKAAEASGVSAKMIRYYESTGLIAAAERTQAGYRNYGQRDIDTLRFIRRARDLGFSVEQMHDLLALWRDQSRASADVKRIALQHVAELERKAQQLQEMSRVLTHLADNCHGDERPDCPIISGLAQPLKGGCEGSNQ, encoded by the coding sequence ATGAATATTGGCAAAGCCGCCGAGGCCTCAGGCGTCTCGGCAAAAATGATTCGCTATTACGAATCCACCGGGCTTATTGCTGCAGCCGAGCGCACGCAGGCGGGTTATCGCAACTATGGTCAGCGCGACATTGACACCTTGCGCTTTATTCGCCGCGCCCGAGATTTGGGCTTTTCGGTCGAGCAAATGCACGATTTGCTGGCACTGTGGCGTGATCAAAGCAGAGCCAGTGCCGATGTGAAACGCATTGCCTTGCAGCACGTGGCCGAGCTAGAGCGCAAAGCGCAACAATTGCAGGAAATGAGCCGGGTGCTCACTCATTTGGCAGACAACTGTCACGGTGATGAGCGCCCAGATTGCCCGATTATTAGTGGATTAGCCCAGCCGCTGAAAGGCGGTTGCGAGGGTAGCAATCAATAG
- a CDS encoding trimeric intracellular cation channel family protein, with translation MLDDLTTQQVLYWSTMLAAIFSGSAAVLDARGKQVDLFGILIIAFCAALGGGTLRDVLLDRPVFWIVDHYYLIMAWLGAIATFYLARWVSLSPRWYVVPDAAALALYAVAGTQAALTVGVSWLVASFMGMLTAVAGGILRDILCNDEPMVFRGELYATAAWCGSLLMIFLLELGLSIGIASTATVVLIFAMRLSAIRWKLVLPSNRQK, from the coding sequence TTGCTCGACGACCTGACTACCCAACAGGTGCTGTATTGGTCCACCATGTTGGCGGCAATTTTCTCTGGCTCGGCCGCTGTGCTGGATGCCAGAGGAAAGCAGGTCGATTTATTTGGTATTTTAATCATCGCTTTTTGTGCCGCCCTTGGCGGCGGCACATTACGGGACGTGTTGCTCGACCGCCCGGTATTCTGGATCGTTGATCATTATTATTTGATCATGGCTTGGCTCGGGGCCATCGCGACGTTTTACTTGGCGCGCTGGGTCAGCTTGTCGCCGCGCTGGTATGTGGTACCCGATGCTGCAGCGCTGGCGTTGTATGCCGTTGCCGGTACGCAAGCGGCACTCACCGTTGGCGTCAGCTGGTTGGTGGCGTCCTTCATGGGCATGCTCACCGCCGTGGCGGGCGGTATTTTGCGCGATATTTTATGCAACGATGAACCCATGGTGTTTCGCGGTGAGCTGTATGCCACCGCAGCCTGGTGTGGCTCGCTGCTGATGATTTTTTTATTGGAGCTTGGCCTTAGCATTGGCATCGCCTCCACCGCAACGGTGGTGCTGATTTTCGCCATGCGCCTTAGCGCCATTCGTTGGAAGTTGGTATTGCCGAGTAATCGGCAAAAATAA